In the Podospora bellae-mahoneyi strain CBS 112042 chromosome 4, whole genome shotgun sequence genome, one interval contains:
- a CDS encoding hypothetical protein (EggNog:ENOG503PB59; COG:S) gives MTGAIPKPDVAMSPTTPKTKTKPLSPVQPNRSPPPFRPSTSSKMTIETLLSQDEDELLAAVCTDSTTGFSLLAAATLEKGKARATTTTTTTSNDSAPSSQISPRGSLNESPTDSAANLAIEDIDSVNSDSYPASMTSSIKAHVYEGGLRYHAYKSGKYAFPNDEIEQNRDDMKHSMSLLLMQGEFFYAPVKERLEEGAEVLDLVTLQEVSGCFNKEAKSDNSWPAGSRFMSFIHDARCGQSSNQFFLSVVATSYVSRKCKKKKISKLTKLCVTAGTGTGIWAIEVGDKYPNTTVTGIDLSPIQPNYVPENVHFFVDDFDEEWVDPDDKYDFIHIRNVMHSVTDTKALLSRVMRHLKPGGYIEIQDLDITPLSDDDTLTPTTPYALRDFLKYMAAGLAALGSHMHAVHKLPDELEAAGFEDIKKSKHKAPIGMWPKDKRLRLCGLFLRTAMMDGLRGVSQRPMAALGWTPLQIEMVLVNVRKALMDPKVHAYFTFHVIYARKPLQAGGGPGSDEP, from the exons atgacggGTGCCATACCCAAACCCGACGTCGCCATgtcaccaacaacgccaaagacaaaaacaaaaccatTATCACCAGTACAGCCAAACCgaagcccccctcccttcaggccctccacatcatcaaaaaTGACAATTGAAACACTCCTCTCgcaagatgaagacgagcTGCTGGCGGCGGTATGCACCGACTCAACAACAGGATTCTCGCTACTAGCAGCAGCGACAttggaaaaaggaaaagcgagggcgacgacgacgacgacgacaacatcaaacGACTCagccccatcatcccaaaTCAGCCCACGAGGCAGCCTCAATGAAAGCCCGACTGACTCGGCCGCCAACCTGGCGATAGAGGATATCGACAGCGTCAATTCGGATAGCTACCCGGCTTCGATGACGAGCTCGATCAAGGCTCATGTGtatgagggggggttgagatATCACGCGTACAAGAGCGGGAAGTACGCTTTTCCGAATGATGAGATTGAGCAGAACCGGGATGATATGAAGCACTCGAtgagtttgttgttgatgcagGGCGAGTTTTTTTATGCGCCGGTtaaggagaggttggaggagggggccgagGTGTTGGATCTGG TTACGCTCCAGGAAGTCAGCGGCTGCTTCAACAAGGAAGCAAAATCAGACAATTCGTGGCCAGCCGGCTCCAGATTCATGTCGTTCATTCATGATGCCCGCTGTGGGCAGTCAAGCAACCAATTTTTCCTGTCCGTCGTTGCGACCAGTTATGTTTCACGAAAGtgcaaaaaaaagaaaatctcGAAGCTGACCAAGCTGTGTGTTACGGCAGGTACCGGAACGGGCATATGGGCAATAGAAG TCGGCGACAAATACCCAAACACCACAGTCACCGGCATCgacctctcccccatccagCCAAACTACGTCCCCGAGAACGTCCACTTCTTCGTCGACGACTTTGACGAAGAATGGGTCGACCCGGACGACAAGTACGACTTTATCCACATCCGAAATGTGATGCACTCCGTAACGGATACAAAAGCGCTGCTTTCGCGGGTGATGCG CCACCTCAAACCAGGAGGCTACATCGAAATCCAAGACCTagacatcacccccctctccgacgacgacaccctcacccccacgACCCCCTACGCCCTACGGGATTTTCTAAAATACATGGCCGCCGGGCTCGCAGCCCTGGGATCGCACATGCACGCCGTCCACAAACTACCCGATGAGCTCGAAGCGGCTGGCTTCGAAGACATCAAGAAATCCAAACACAAAGCGCCCATAGGGATGTGGCCCAAGGACAAGAGGTTACGACTTTGCGGGTTGTTTTTGAggacggcgatgatggatgggctGAGGGGTGTGAGCCAGAGGCCCATGGCGGCGTTGGGGTGGACGCCGCTGCAGATCGAGATGGTGTTGGTCAATGTGAGGAAGGCGTTGATGGATCCAAAGGTGCATGCGTATTTTACTTTTCATGTCATCTATGCTAGGAAACCGCTGCAGGCAGGAGGGGGTCCTGGGTCTGATGAACCATGA